A stretch of Streptomyces vietnamensis DNA encodes these proteins:
- the gatC gene encoding Asp-tRNA(Asn)/Glu-tRNA(Gln) amidotransferase subunit GatC has product MPGITREEVAHLARLARLELKGEELDHFAGQLDDIIGAVARVSEVADQDVPPTSHPLPLTNVMRADEVRPSLTPEQALSGAPAQEQQRFKVPQILGED; this is encoded by the coding sequence ATGCCTGGCATCACGCGCGAGGAGGTCGCCCACCTCGCACGGCTGGCGCGTCTGGAGCTGAAGGGCGAAGAACTCGATCACTTCGCCGGCCAGCTCGACGACATCATCGGCGCGGTCGCCCGCGTCTCCGAGGTCGCCGACCAAGACGTACCGCCGACCTCCCACCCGCTGCCGCTGACCAATGTCATGCGCGCGGACGAGGTCCGTCCGTCGCTCACCCCCGAGCAGGCGCTCTCCGGCGCCCCGGCCCAGGAGCAGCAGCGTTTCAAGGTGCCGCAGATCCTGGGGGAGGACTAA
- a CDS encoding putative bifunctional diguanylate cyclase/phosphodiesterase, translating into MEPTESAAPVPRPHGRVVPLGFPSRLPAAVVGIAAVVLVAGLQQALSGGHGLFPGGVAGWSLAVLTGLIVGHLVALGRDRWWGGTGSGAALTLAVLLLYGWVPAGLVSLTVVAIVGATRRHRWRQGLLHGAADVLGVGAAALVLALFGDVPTVEQPWQPLDWTIGDLPEVVLAAGTYLVVTRLLLWYTLAPQGGGLPTIARTALLRQGLVAVALLGITPLICVVAATRPVVLPLFAVPLIALDSTLWIARARAEEQLRDGLTGLPNRQWLLERAWTALEEAEGQGARAALVLIDLDRFRSVNDTLGHLAGDRLLLQVAERLRLALPRGAEAARLGGDEFAVLLPTADSTTSAQRVARHLVAELSSPLDLDGLTLVLEASAGVAVFPDHALDAEGLLRRADVAMYQAKRDRTGVEVYESKRDSNTPDRLGLLGDLRRALDAGEVELHYQPKVRFDGQVAGLEALVRWVHPERGKVPPDEFIAIAESSGLMPHLTEYVLETALAQVARWRAQGLNVPVAVNVSPRDVHTPGFAGAVAARLARHGVPAGALQLEITEHVLLEDPQRAADTLNGLTGHGVKMSLDDFGTGYSSLVHLRRLPVSELKIDRSFVARLAVDTEDAEIVRCTVDLAHSLGLLVVAEGVEDDETWERLRDLGCDAVQGWLVAAAMPPGEATAWLLARGEHGWRRPADIAAEVDLDHPSGHVVQ; encoded by the coding sequence ATGGAACCGACCGAGAGCGCCGCCCCGGTCCCACGGCCGCACGGCCGTGTGGTGCCCCTGGGCTTCCCCTCCCGGCTGCCCGCAGCCGTGGTGGGCATCGCCGCCGTCGTGCTCGTCGCCGGGCTCCAGCAAGCCCTGAGCGGCGGCCACGGCCTCTTCCCCGGCGGCGTCGCCGGCTGGTCCCTCGCCGTCCTCACCGGCCTCATCGTCGGCCACCTGGTCGCCCTCGGCCGGGACCGCTGGTGGGGCGGCACCGGCTCCGGCGCCGCCCTCACCCTCGCCGTCCTCCTGCTGTACGGCTGGGTGCCCGCAGGACTCGTCTCGCTGACCGTCGTCGCCATCGTCGGCGCCACCCGCAGGCACCGCTGGCGCCAGGGCCTGCTGCACGGCGCCGCCGACGTCCTCGGGGTCGGCGCCGCCGCCCTCGTCCTCGCCCTCTTCGGAGACGTACCGACCGTCGAACAGCCCTGGCAGCCCCTCGACTGGACGATCGGGGACCTCCCGGAAGTCGTCCTCGCCGCCGGCACCTACCTCGTGGTCACCCGCCTCCTCCTGTGGTACACGCTCGCCCCCCAGGGCGGCGGACTGCCCACCATCGCCCGCACCGCCCTCCTGAGGCAGGGCCTCGTCGCCGTCGCCCTGCTCGGCATCACCCCGCTCATCTGCGTCGTCGCCGCCACCCGGCCGGTCGTCCTGCCGCTCTTCGCCGTCCCCCTCATCGCCCTCGACTCCACCCTCTGGATCGCCCGCGCCCGCGCCGAGGAACAGCTCCGCGACGGGCTCACCGGGCTCCCCAACCGCCAGTGGCTCCTGGAGCGGGCCTGGACCGCCCTGGAGGAGGCCGAGGGCCAGGGAGCCCGCGCCGCCCTCGTCCTGATCGACCTCGACCGCTTCCGCTCGGTCAACGACACCCTCGGTCACCTCGCCGGCGACCGGCTGCTCCTCCAGGTCGCCGAACGGCTCCGCCTCGCCCTGCCCCGCGGCGCCGAGGCCGCCAGGCTCGGCGGCGACGAGTTCGCCGTCCTGCTGCCCACCGCCGACTCCACCACCAGCGCCCAGCGGGTCGCCCGCCACCTCGTCGCCGAGCTCTCCTCCCCGCTCGACCTCGACGGGCTCACCCTCGTCCTGGAGGCCAGCGCCGGCGTCGCCGTCTTCCCCGACCACGCCCTCGACGCCGAGGGCCTGCTGCGCCGCGCCGACGTCGCCATGTACCAGGCCAAGCGCGACCGCACCGGCGTCGAGGTCTACGAGTCCAAGCGCGACTCCAACACCCCCGACCGGCTCGGCCTCCTCGGCGACCTCCGCCGCGCCCTCGACGCCGGCGAGGTCGAACTCCACTACCAGCCCAAGGTCCGCTTCGACGGCCAGGTCGCCGGCCTCGAAGCCCTCGTCCGCTGGGTCCACCCCGAGCGCGGCAAGGTCCCGCCGGACGAGTTCATCGCCATCGCCGAGTCCTCCGGCCTGATGCCGCACCTCACCGAGTACGTCCTGGAGACCGCGCTCGCCCAGGTCGCCCGCTGGCGCGCCCAGGGCCTCAACGTCCCCGTCGCCGTCAACGTCTCGCCCCGCGACGTCCACACCCCCGGCTTCGCCGGCGCCGTCGCCGCCCGCCTCGCCCGCCACGGCGTCCCGGCCGGCGCCCTCCAGCTGGAGATAACGGAGCACGTGCTCCTGGAGGACCCCCAGCGGGCCGCCGACACGCTGAACGGGCTCACCGGCCACGGCGTGAAGATGTCCCTCGACGACTTCGGCACCGGCTACTCCTCCCTCGTCCATCTGCGCCGGTTGCCCGTCAGCGAACTGAAGATCGACCGCTCGTTCGTGGCCCGGCTCGCCGTCGACACCGAGGACGCCGAGATCGTCCGCTGCACCGTCGACCTCGCCCACTCCCTCGGCCTCCTCGTCGTCGCCGAGGGCGTCGAGGACGACGAGACCTGGGAGCGCCTGCGCGACCTGGGCTGCGACGCCGTCCAGGGCTGGCTGGTCGCCGCCGCGATGCCGCCCGGCGAGGCCACCGCCTGGCTCCTGGCCCGCGGCGAGCACGGCTGGCGCCGCCCCGCCGACATCGCCGCCGAGGTCGACCTGGACCACCCTTCGGGCCACGTCGTGCAGTGA